A portion of the Microbulbifer agarilyticus genome contains these proteins:
- a CDS encoding aldehyde dehydrogenase family protein, whose amino-acid sequence MQNYDMLIGGAEVPSANGTTFAVTAPASDDVLGHVPRAGAKDVGDAVAAAARGFDAWFRLRPAQREAALLRAAELVAAEGEARFLDTLIDESGSTITKARGEISYTVDLLRTAAGEARRLYGETFPNDDPHRISMVFREPLGVVGVVSPYNAPLSLLTKMCAFPLAAGNSLVVKPSEETPLTALAFGRLLWDAGVPPEAVNIVTGFGAECGSELVNHPGVRCIALTGSTNTGIAVGQAGLKQMRRMQLELGGKSALLVLRDADPAEAAKIAAQGIFTHSGQICMANSRIVVAKEVYAPFIAALKAEAESLHLGDLRDEKTVYGPLINGRAVEKVLEHVKEAIDGGAGLLTGGEVLQGLVVKPTVLLDPPRTSRAWREESFGPVASVVQAEDLEQAIAIANDCDYGLSAAVLTNNLQWGLHAARRIASGAVHIGMHAFQSNALAPIGGVGLSGVGRSGGHYSTEEFTEMKWISADVGSLPR is encoded by the coding sequence ATGCAGAATTACGACATGCTGATCGGCGGGGCAGAAGTTCCCTCCGCGAATGGCACCACTTTCGCGGTAACCGCGCCCGCCAGCGATGACGTTTTGGGCCATGTGCCGCGCGCCGGGGCCAAGGATGTGGGTGACGCGGTCGCGGCCGCTGCTCGCGGGTTCGATGCCTGGTTCCGCCTGCGACCAGCCCAGCGAGAAGCCGCCCTGTTGCGTGCGGCGGAACTCGTCGCTGCGGAAGGCGAGGCGCGCTTTCTGGATACATTGATTGACGAAAGCGGCTCGACGATCACCAAGGCGCGCGGCGAAATTTCCTATACCGTCGATTTGTTGCGTACTGCCGCAGGTGAGGCGCGCCGCCTTTATGGTGAAACTTTCCCGAATGATGATCCGCACCGAATCTCCATGGTTTTTCGCGAGCCACTGGGGGTGGTCGGTGTGGTGTCCCCGTATAACGCACCTCTGTCGTTGCTAACAAAAATGTGTGCCTTTCCGTTGGCGGCGGGCAACAGCCTGGTTGTTAAGCCCTCGGAAGAAACCCCATTAACCGCACTCGCGTTTGGTCGCCTGCTGTGGGATGCCGGCGTGCCACCTGAAGCAGTGAATATCGTTACCGGGTTTGGTGCGGAATGTGGCTCCGAGCTGGTAAACCACCCCGGCGTACGCTGTATTGCGCTTACCGGTTCGACCAATACCGGCATTGCAGTAGGGCAGGCCGGGCTGAAACAAATGCGACGCATGCAGCTGGAACTCGGGGGCAAAAGTGCGCTGCTGGTGTTGCGAGACGCTGACCCCGCCGAAGCCGCGAAGATCGCAGCGCAGGGTATTTTTACCCATAGTGGCCAAATTTGTATGGCCAACTCGCGCATTGTGGTGGCCAAAGAAGTTTATGCGCCATTTATCGCCGCGTTAAAGGCCGAGGCAGAATCGTTGCATCTTGGCGACTTGCGTGATGAAAAAACCGTATACGGGCCGCTGATCAACGGTCGTGCGGTGGAAAAAGTACTCGAGCACGTTAAGGAAGCCATCGATGGTGGCGCGGGCCTGTTGACTGGTGGTGAGGTACTGCAGGGGCTGGTGGTGAAACCCACGGTACTGCTTGATCCTCCGCGTACCAGTCGCGCCTGGCGCGAGGAAAGTTTCGGTCCGGTTGCCAGCGTGGTGCAGGCCGAAGACCTGGAGCAGGCGATCGCCATTGCGAACGACTGTGACTACGGGCTCTCCGCAGCAGTGCTGACGAATAACCTGCAATGGGGGCTGCATGCCGCGCGGCGGATTGCTTCCGGTGCGGTACATATTGGTATGCACGCATTCCAGAGTAATGCACTGGCGCCTATTGGTGGTGTAGGTCTCTCAGGGGTTGGACGCAGTGGTGGTCACTACAGCACCGAGGAATTCACCGAGATGAAATGGATCAGCGCGGATGTTGGGAGTCTGCCGCGCTAA
- a CDS encoding acyl-CoA dehydrogenase family protein, with protein sequence MKLTGEILLEGMTEAERARAKVVESVLPAVREAAREVDANAQFHMPHVKQFSEAGLLGLIIPTEYGGLGGGLRDMAAACFALGSACPSTALAFFFHCSAASRGLLAIEALEAGLFNEEESVQVRNFAEQVLHGMGRDGFWFANFASESVKSEKAAVTISTKARKVEGGYLLNGVKSFGTGTGVADKYLVTASLEGYDTAEGLCTFFVDRDGDGVRPRAPWDAIGMRGTSSGGIVLEDCFVPDDKSLAIPGAFTRCMQMSRGSFVGNQMAAVCGYAGSAHSAYQNVLKHLTEKKFADTGKPIGTAPYQQELIGKMMVDVQTSLLWLRRQLDLETSEPPIADKHEVVKQWRLCKGVVAEAGFQVAANALKASGTSGTMGDPARYLREMTMGIVQAFPAERGRLMAAQMEVEGAEQSLFGVGEKSSAQPA encoded by the coding sequence ATGAAACTGACAGGTGAAATTCTGCTGGAAGGTATGACTGAGGCAGAGCGTGCGCGTGCCAAAGTGGTCGAGTCTGTATTGCCTGCGGTACGCGAGGCCGCACGTGAAGTTGACGCCAACGCCCAGTTTCATATGCCGCACGTCAAGCAGTTCAGCGAAGCCGGATTGCTGGGGTTAATCATTCCCACCGAATACGGCGGTCTGGGTGGCGGGTTGCGCGATATGGCTGCGGCCTGCTTTGCGTTGGGTTCTGCCTGCCCATCCACCGCGCTGGCATTCTTTTTTCACTGCAGTGCGGCTTCCCGCGGGCTCCTTGCCATCGAGGCGCTGGAAGCGGGCCTGTTTAACGAAGAAGAATCTGTACAGGTTCGCAACTTTGCCGAGCAGGTATTGCACGGAATGGGGCGTGACGGATTCTGGTTCGCCAATTTCGCCAGTGAATCCGTCAAGTCGGAAAAGGCTGCCGTTACCATCAGCACCAAGGCGCGCAAGGTGGAAGGCGGCTATCTGCTAAATGGAGTCAAGTCCTTCGGTACAGGCACCGGAGTAGCGGATAAATACCTAGTGACCGCCAGCCTGGAAGGTTATGACACCGCAGAGGGCCTCTGTACATTTTTTGTGGATCGCGATGGTGACGGTGTACGCCCGCGTGCGCCCTGGGACGCAATCGGCATGCGCGGCACCAGCTCTGGCGGTATTGTTCTGGAAGATTGCTTTGTGCCAGATGACAAATCCCTTGCTATCCCCGGCGCCTTTACCCGCTGTATGCAAATGAGCCGCGGTAGTTTTGTAGGCAACCAGATGGCCGCGGTATGCGGTTATGCCGGTTCCGCACATTCCGCGTATCAGAATGTACTGAAGCACCTGACCGAGAAAAAATTTGCCGACACCGGCAAGCCAATAGGCACCGCGCCATACCAGCAGGAGCTGATCGGCAAAATGATGGTCGATGTGCAAACCTCGCTTTTGTGGCTGCGCCGCCAGTTAGATCTCGAAACCAGTGAGCCCCCGATCGCCGATAAGCATGAAGTTGTTAAGCAGTGGCGACTGTGTAAGGGCGTTGTTGCGGAAGCGGGCTTCCAGGTGGCAGCCAATGCGCTCAAAGCCAGCGGTACCTCCGGGACCATGGGTGACCCGGCGCGCTACCTGCGTGAAATGACGATGGGCATTGTGCAGGCATTCCCTGCAGAGCGTGGCCGCTTGATGGCGGCCCAGATGGAAGTAGAAGGCGCTGAGCAGAGTCTGTTTGGTGTCGGCGAAAAGTCTTCCGCGCAGCCAGCCTGA
- a CDS encoding nitrilase-related carbon-nitrogen hydrolase: MNNKSIRVAAVQFHVGTDVGKNLSTVLRMLDQAAEVRPDMVVLPEFCNHLSWYDGQEHCAEVSVTLDGDFLQAVAAKARTLKIYVVVNCTVRREDGTVTGSSLMYSPEGELIVDNTKQIYIGHENDFLEPAKEPGPVVETPLGRFGLYSCMDGVINEPPRTLALRGAQVLCNSLNSFASDEGSLHVPVRAPENHVFIVAANKVGPLVPEAILVPVSEATGIPQKFLHGAGESQIVAPDGTVLACASVDKEEVIYADIQPAQADDKRRPDGTDIFASRRPGLYQSIGENPGAQTYPEWSGAESVEAAVINLTADGRDGLREAADSARKAIEAGAQLVAVPPLMGAAAIAADLPAALDFSGEVIETLRLCCSEESYISTALPMRCEDGQDRYCAVVIGAGGVVFSQGQVHRSARFEWSAPVDRFDNIVLPFGRLAAVTSDDSLYPETFRLLAMAGVDTAVVSLEPLGAWELRTGLLERSAENRINLLAAAIASPLGSGFATALQRDFTVLTPWQERVFDGLLSQPELYRVADQQPILAVTLYPAAAENKEVSRNTDLVVNRPWNLCGPITAH, translated from the coding sequence ATGAACAATAAATCCATTCGTGTCGCAGCCGTCCAGTTCCATGTGGGGACTGATGTTGGTAAGAACCTGAGTACGGTGTTGCGAATGCTGGATCAGGCTGCCGAAGTTCGCCCGGATATGGTGGTGCTGCCCGAGTTCTGTAACCACCTGTCCTGGTATGACGGCCAGGAGCATTGTGCAGAGGTGTCCGTCACTCTGGACGGTGACTTTTTGCAGGCGGTAGCCGCCAAGGCGCGCACTCTGAAAATCTATGTTGTGGTTAATTGCACCGTGCGCCGGGAAGATGGCACGGTCACCGGATCGAGCCTGATGTACTCGCCGGAGGGCGAACTGATCGTCGACAATACTAAGCAAATCTATATCGGTCATGAAAATGACTTTCTCGAACCCGCGAAAGAGCCGGGCCCAGTGGTTGAGACACCGCTGGGACGTTTTGGCCTCTATTCCTGCATGGATGGTGTTATTAACGAACCACCGCGCACGCTGGCATTGCGTGGAGCGCAGGTGCTTTGCAATAGCCTGAATTCGTTTGCCAGCGATGAGGGATCTTTGCATGTCCCGGTGCGCGCGCCAGAGAATCACGTGTTTATCGTTGCGGCGAATAAGGTGGGGCCGCTCGTGCCCGAGGCCATCCTAGTTCCGGTCAGTGAAGCCACGGGTATTCCGCAGAAATTTCTACATGGAGCCGGTGAGAGCCAAATCGTAGCGCCCGATGGTACCGTCCTGGCTTGTGCATCCGTCGACAAGGAAGAGGTGATCTACGCGGACATTCAGCCCGCGCAGGCGGATGACAAGCGTCGCCCAGACGGAACGGATATTTTTGCCAGTCGCCGCCCGGGTTTGTACCAGTCCATTGGCGAAAATCCGGGTGCGCAAACGTACCCCGAATGGTCGGGGGCTGAGTCCGTGGAAGCTGCGGTCATTAATCTTACCGCCGATGGACGCGACGGCCTGCGGGAAGCGGCGGATTCGGCACGCAAAGCGATTGAAGCTGGTGCCCAGCTGGTGGCGGTGCCGCCATTAATGGGTGCGGCTGCGATCGCGGCAGATCTTCCTGCGGCACTGGATTTTTCTGGCGAAGTGATCGAGACGCTGCGCCTGTGTTGTAGTGAAGAGAGCTATATCTCCACCGCGTTACCAATGCGTTGCGAAGACGGGCAAGATCGCTATTGTGCCGTTGTGATTGGTGCGGGCGGTGTTGTGTTCAGCCAGGGCCAGGTGCATCGCAGTGCGCGTTTCGAATGGTCCGCGCCGGTCGATCGTTTTGACAATATTGTTTTGCCATTTGGTCGGTTGGCGGCGGTTACGTCTGATGACAGCCTGTATCCAGAGACCTTCCGCTTGTTGGCGATGGCTGGTGTCGATACAGCTGTGGTTTCGCTGGAGCCTCTCGGTGCTTGGGAATTGCGCACCGGGCTGCTGGAGCGCTCGGCAGAAAACCGGATTAATTTGTTGGCGGCTGCCATTGCTTCACCGCTGGGATCCGGGTTTGCAACTGCGTTGCAGCGAGATTTTACTGTGCTCACGCCGTGGCAAGAACGTGTCTTTGACGGTTTGTTGAGCCAGCCCGAACTTTATCGTGTGGCAGATCAGCAGCCGATTTTAGCGGTGACCTTGTATCCGGCGGCCGCAGAAAATAAAGAGGTCTCCCGAAATACCGATCTTGTGGTCAATCGACCCTGGAATTTGTGTGGCCCGATTACTGCACATTAA
- a CDS encoding MFS transporter, which translates to MANQQDHRFLGLKLENDVSRSNVLTFYFACLATIMFASFIPQSQPFLLTEFLNIPPERHGMVSGLLNFWAEIVIIISVAIFGPLSDRFGRRPITGFGFLVMSAGIALYPHAENITELLIVRLGYSVGLAAVTTTIVALIADYVRNESRGRATGLQGVMNGVGAMICVFLLLQLPAILQNSGATAQEAGIQTYGLVAIVSFVTGVLMLIGLKPGSSQAEPSEHSESLISITRNGLRAARDPSIALAYGASFVARGNLMIVGTFFTLWVTNYGTAELGMSRAEALARAGMIVGIAQGCALLTAPVFGILADKISRIRALIIALLISAIGYGSTIFITDPFTTGMIICAALIGLGEIGCIITSGVLVAQQAPQSHRGAVIGFFTLSGAVGILVASVAGGYLFDTWRASGPFVFFAGVALLVLCWAIVLEKRLGKRLVTSEQPLTPAGDMPA; encoded by the coding sequence ATGGCCAACCAGCAGGACCACCGGTTTTTAGGGCTCAAGCTAGAGAATGATGTCTCCCGCTCCAATGTGCTCACCTTCTACTTCGCGTGCTTGGCGACCATCATGTTCGCCTCCTTCATTCCCCAGAGCCAACCCTTCCTGCTCACAGAGTTTCTCAATATTCCCCCTGAGCGCCACGGCATGGTCAGCGGCCTGCTCAATTTCTGGGCGGAGATTGTGATTATCATCTCGGTCGCTATATTCGGCCCCCTTTCCGACCGTTTCGGCCGCCGCCCTATCACCGGGTTCGGTTTCCTTGTGATGTCTGCAGGTATTGCGCTTTACCCCCACGCCGAGAATATCACCGAGTTACTGATCGTTCGGCTGGGCTATTCCGTGGGGCTAGCCGCAGTGACGACCACCATCGTTGCCCTCATTGCCGACTATGTGCGCAATGAAAGCCGCGGCCGTGCGACCGGCCTGCAAGGCGTAATGAATGGTGTGGGCGCAATGATTTGTGTGTTTTTGCTGCTGCAACTACCGGCGATCCTGCAAAACAGCGGTGCAACCGCCCAGGAAGCCGGCATCCAGACCTACGGCCTTGTAGCCATCGTTTCGTTTGTCACCGGCGTGTTGATGTTGATTGGACTGAAGCCCGGCAGCAGCCAGGCCGAACCGAGTGAACACAGTGAAAGCTTGATCAGTATCACCCGCAACGGCCTGCGCGCGGCGCGCGACCCGAGCATCGCGCTGGCCTACGGCGCCTCGTTTGTAGCGCGCGGCAACCTGATGATTGTCGGCACCTTTTTCACATTGTGGGTCACCAATTACGGCACTGCGGAGCTGGGTATGAGCCGAGCCGAGGCGCTGGCGCGTGCGGGCATGATTGTGGGCATCGCCCAGGGCTGCGCATTACTGACCGCCCCGGTATTCGGCATACTCGCCGACAAGATCTCGCGCATTCGCGCCCTGATCATCGCGCTACTGATTTCCGCAATTGGCTACGGCTCAACCATTTTCATTACCGACCCCTTTACCACCGGCATGATTATTTGCGCCGCACTAATTGGCCTCGGTGAAATTGGCTGCATTATTACCAGCGGCGTTCTAGTGGCCCAGCAGGCGCCACAATCGCACCGCGGCGCGGTGATTGGTTTCTTCACCCTCTCCGGTGCGGTGGGAATTCTGGTTGCGAGCGTGGCTGGCGGCTACCTGTTCGATACCTGGCGCGCTTCAGGGCCGTTTGTGTTCTTTGCCGGTGTTGCCCTACTCGTCCTGTGTTGGGCCATAGTCTTGGAAAAGCGCTTGGGAAAACGCCTGGTAACATCCGAGCAACCGTTAACTCCGGCTGGTGACATGCCTGCTTAA
- a CDS encoding SDR family NAD(P)-dependent oxidoreductase, which produces MKTVVITGSTRGIGRGLAENFLASGCRVIISARGQSKVDSVVAELQSQHGKDAVAGIACDITSEADLAKLWGFANSQGAVDIWINNAGMSIVRKPLHEQSAQDLRAIVDTNLTGLLLACKVALAGMLKQGHGQIWNMEGFGSTGQTNTGMAAYGATKRALNYLTTSLQKEVKGTDVQVNTLSPGIVVTDLLVGDYDLASPEWQKTRKILNILGDTVETVTPYLVRGVLNAQKSGSRVAWLTGRKAFWRFLTAGFNKRDLFAEYDAPPA; this is translated from the coding sequence ATGAAGACTGTGGTCATAACCGGTAGTACCCGAGGAATAGGGCGAGGGCTCGCGGAAAACTTTTTGGCAAGCGGGTGTCGCGTAATTATCAGTGCACGCGGCCAGAGCAAGGTAGATAGCGTGGTCGCTGAGTTGCAAAGCCAGCATGGTAAGGACGCGGTAGCGGGAATCGCCTGTGATATCACTTCGGAGGCCGATCTGGCCAAGCTCTGGGGTTTCGCCAATAGCCAGGGTGCGGTGGATATCTGGATTAACAATGCCGGTATGAGCATTGTGCGGAAGCCGCTGCATGAACAGTCTGCGCAAGATTTGCGTGCGATCGTCGATACCAATCTGACCGGCCTGCTGCTGGCCTGTAAGGTTGCGCTGGCAGGGATGTTGAAACAGGGCCACGGGCAAATCTGGAATATGGAAGGTTTTGGCAGTACCGGCCAAACCAATACCGGTATGGCGGCCTACGGAGCGACCAAGCGCGCGCTCAATTACCTGACCACTTCACTGCAGAAAGAGGTGAAGGGCACCGACGTGCAGGTAAATACTTTGAGTCCCGGTATTGTGGTGACGGATCTATTGGTTGGAGATTACGACCTTGCTTCGCCTGAGTGGCAGAAGACCCGCAAGATCCTGAATATCCTCGGGGATACGGTGGAGACGGTTACCCCGTATTTGGTGCGTGGTGTATTGAATGCACAAAAATCCGGTAGCCGGGTGGCGTGGCTAACCGGGCGCAAGGCATTCTGGCGCTTTCTTACTGCAGGTTTTAACAAACGTGATTTGTTTGCCGAGTATGACGCACCACCGGCGTAG
- a CDS encoding FAD-dependent oxidoreductase, producing the protein MQGYRIWECLVCGWVYDELKGAPEDGIPPKTRWEDVPDDWLCPECGVGKSDFEMIEVHTQPSSTATSTAASTAIQNDSPETQEAAESNAELAAFANIDYARKPIIIVGTGLAGYQLAKELRKHDASTPLIMITADDGNSYSKPQLSTAFQKRRSPEQLVSYSAREMAETLQANILTFSKVSAIDTDAHTVTIDSGRQQSHLTYNKLVLALGSEPIHAPVAGNAAGCAFHINDLQDFQRFYTAASGAKSALVIGGGLIGCEYANDLVQSGFEVHVVEPQSQVLGNLLPPDASALVQTTLSQAGVSFHLGTTVKSLDHRGSGIQVVLENGTHIQVDRVISAIGVRPRVELAQQCGIPCNRGILTDRLLATEVEDVYALGDCAEVDGHNLCYVAPLLASAQALARTLAGTPTPVFYDSMPVNVKTTLCPVITSPPPRGTEGDWHYTRADSQGVAARFTSPNGELLGFALAGEACQQVTEFSEQAPPIMQN; encoded by the coding sequence ATGCAGGGGTATCGGATTTGGGAATGCCTGGTATGCGGCTGGGTTTACGATGAATTAAAAGGCGCACCCGAGGATGGCATACCACCAAAAACCCGCTGGGAAGATGTCCCCGATGACTGGCTGTGCCCGGAGTGCGGTGTAGGCAAGAGCGACTTTGAAATGATCGAAGTCCACACGCAGCCTTCAAGTACCGCAACCAGTACCGCAGCTAGCACTGCAATCCAGAACGATAGCCCGGAAACTCAAGAAGCAGCCGAGTCCAACGCAGAATTGGCTGCTTTTGCCAACATCGATTACGCGCGCAAACCCATCATCATTGTTGGCACCGGACTCGCGGGCTATCAACTGGCGAAAGAACTGCGCAAGCATGACGCCAGCACACCCCTCATTATGATTACCGCGGATGATGGAAACAGCTATTCCAAACCGCAGTTAAGTACCGCATTCCAAAAAAGGCGCTCACCGGAGCAGCTAGTCAGCTACAGTGCCCGCGAAATGGCTGAGACGCTTCAGGCCAACATCCTGACCTTCTCGAAGGTAAGCGCGATCGACACCGATGCCCACACGGTGACAATCGATAGCGGGCGACAGCAGTCTCACCTGACCTACAACAAACTGGTGCTGGCACTTGGCTCAGAGCCAATTCATGCCCCGGTAGCAGGCAACGCCGCCGGTTGCGCATTCCATATCAATGACCTGCAAGATTTTCAGCGTTTTTACACCGCGGCCAGCGGTGCAAAATCGGCGCTGGTGATCGGCGGTGGCCTGATTGGTTGCGAATACGCGAACGACCTCGTTCAGTCCGGCTTCGAAGTGCACGTGGTTGAGCCGCAATCTCAGGTGCTCGGTAATTTGCTGCCGCCCGATGCCAGTGCACTGGTACAGACAACACTGAGCCAAGCGGGGGTCAGCTTCCACCTTGGCACCACGGTTAAGTCACTCGATCATCGCGGTTCCGGTATTCAAGTGGTGCTTGAGAATGGCACCCATATTCAAGTTGACCGGGTGATCAGCGCGATTGGCGTGCGCCCCAGAGTTGAACTGGCACAACAGTGTGGCATTCCCTGCAACCGCGGCATACTGACCGACCGCTTGCTGGCCACGGAAGTCGAAGATGTCTACGCGCTGGGCGACTGCGCCGAGGTAGATGGCCACAACCTCTGCTATGTGGCACCGCTACTCGCTTCCGCGCAGGCGCTGGCGCGGACCCTGGCCGGCACACCGACACCGGTTTTTTATGACAGCATGCCGGTCAACGTCAAAACCACACTCTGCCCGGTGATTACCTCACCCCCACCGCGTGGGACGGAGGGCGACTGGCATTACACACGCGCGGACAGCCAGGGCGTCGCAGCCCGTTTTACCAGCCCCAACGGAGAGCTGCTAGGTTTTGCACTGGCCGGGGAAGCCTGCCAGCAAGTCACCGAATTCAGTGAACAGGCGCCACCAATCATGCAGAATTGA